The following is a genomic window from Bacilli bacterium PM5-9.
TGATTATGTTTTATTAAGAAAAAATCACAACAATAATGAAACATATTTTATTAGTGATTATTTAGATTTTTATAATAAGAATGATGAATTAATTATTAGTATTGATTTAACTTTAGTTGTGAATTCAGAATTATTTAAAGAATTATGTTTATCTGTATTTAGTAAAGTTGAATAAAAGAGAGGGTTTAAATGAAACTAAAAAAATTATTTAGTTATCTTAATATTTTATATATTTTTTTAGGTATTTTTACTTTTATTAAGATGATTTGTTTTACTTATGTGGTTTATAATGAAATGAGTACATCAATAAATGGATGTGAATTTGTATGGGAAAGTAAATACTTATTATCGTATTTATTTTGTGCATTTTCTATCTTTTCTATTGCATTGATTTTTAATGGAAGAAAAAGTTTGAAAATTTTAGTGGGCTTAGATATTATACTAAGTCTTTTTATGTTTGCTAACTTAATTTATTTTAGAAGTTTTGAATCATATTTAAGTGTTTATAATATTGCGCAATATCGTAATTTTGGTATTGTTGGAACGAGTGCTTTTGCTCTTTTAAAATGGACGGATATTCTTTTATTTATTGATCCAATCTTTTTGATTGCAACATATAAATTCTGGGTTAAAATTGCTGATAAACAACAAGAAATGAGCCTTAGACAGCGAATTATAGCAATCATATTTCCAGTAATTTGTGCAGGGATAACTTTAAATTATAATGACTACTTTCCAACAACTATTACTAAACTAGAAGCAGGTGCAAAATATTCAATCATTGGTCATCACTACTATGATTTATCTTCATATATTGAAGATTCTCGAAGTTTATTATTAAAAAAAGATGTTCGTGATGATATTGAAAATTGGTTTGAAATAAAAAATAAAAATCAAGGTGAAATAAAATATGAAGGGAAATTAAAAGGAAAAAATGTTGTTTTCTTACAAATTGAATCATTAGAAAACTTTGTCATAAATTTAAAAGTTGAGAATCAGGAAATAACGCCTACATTAAATAAATTATTAAAAAACAGTATTTATTTTGATAATATTGTTGCTCAAGAAAATGGTGGGAATAGTTCTGATGCTGATTTTATGGCTAATACTTCATTAATTCCTTTAAAAAGTGGTTCAGTAAGTCATCGATTTCCAAACAACAAGTATAAAAGTTTACCAGTAATTTTGCGTTCTCATAATTATTCATCACATGTAATTCATAGTGGAGAGGGTTATTTTTGGAATAAAGAGAATTTTCTTCCAAATTTAGGATTTGATGTCTATACAGATATTAAAGGTATGAATGCAAAAGAGGATGAAATGTTTTTCATGGGATTAAAGGATAAAGAACATTTTAGTCAAGTTGCTGATTATATAAAAAAAATAAGGGGAAGTTTTTATCTTTTTACAGTTACGGAAACTTCACATACACCTTTTGAAGTTGATGAAGATATGCAATATCTAAATTTAAGTGAAGAGGTTAATGAAAGTGTTTTTGGTAAATATTTTCAATCAATTAGATATACTGATGAAGCAATAAAACTGTTCATTGAAAAATTGGATAAATCGGGTATTTTAGATAATACAATGATTGTTATATATGGTGATCATGAGGGTATTCATAAATATAATAATAATTCTGTTTTAGAAAAATCGGATGAAAATTATAATAAGTATGATAATAATAGTGAAGTTCCTGTTTTAATCTATAGTAAAGATATAGAAAAAGGTGAAGTAGTTTCTAAAGTTGGTGGACAAATTGATATTATGCCTACTGTATTATCGCTGCTAGGTATTGATGAAAATGAATATATTAATAGTGCTATGGGTAATAATTTACTTTCTAGTAAAAAAGGTTATGCAATTGATCGTAATGGTACTATATATGGTGATTATACAGATAAAGAGAATGTTAATAATATAAAAAAATCAATTAATATAAGTGAATTAATTATTAGATCTAATTATTTTTCAAAAGAATATCTTGAAAGTACTAATTTTATTTTTAATGGTAAATTGAAAAAATTGGATTAGTGTGATATAGTTGAATAAGAAAAAGGGGGATTATTATGCGTAAAACAAGAATTGATGGATTTGAATTAAAAGAAGCTACAAAAGATGATGCAAAATTAATAATGTATTTCATTAAAGAAATGGCAAAGTATGAGAAAATGGAAGATGAAGTAACTGGCTCAATTGAGGATTTGCAAAAAAATATTTGGGACAACAATTATGCTGATATTTTACTTGCTTATTGTGATGGTGAAGCAATCGGTTATGCACTTTTCTTTACAAACTTTTCTACTTTCACTTGTAAAGGTGTAATGTATTTAGAAGATGTTTTTATTGCAGAAGAGTATCGTAATCGTGGTTTTGGAAAAGAAATTTTCTACCAATTAGCATGCATTGCTACTGAAAGAGATTGTAATCGTTTTGAGTGGGTTTGTTTAGATTGGAATGAACCATCTATTAGATTCTATGAGGATGTAATTGGTGCAAAGGCTCACAAAGAATGGTTAAGATTTAGATTAGATGAGATGGGTATAAAAAATCTTGTTGAAAAAAAATAGTGAATTAATAATGAGGTGATTATCATGATTAAAACTAGAATTGATGATTATGTCTTAAAAGAAGCTACAATTGATGATTGTGAGCTTGTTTACAAATTTATTTTAGAATTAGCTGAATATGAAGAAATGAAGCATGGTGTTAAAGGCACAATAGAAGATTTAAAAGAAAGTGTTTTTAAAAGAAACGAAGCTGAAATTTTACTTGCATATTATGGTGATGAGCCTGTTGGATTTTGTGTTTTTTGTAAAACTTTTTCAACTTTTTTATGCAAGAGTTATTTATATTTAGATGATTTGTTTATTGTGGAAAAATATCGAAAAAGAGGTTTTGGTAAAGAACTTTTATGCCAACTTGGAATGATATGTAAAGAAAGAAATTTAGAGAGAATAGAATGGTTTTGTTTTGGATGGAATGATCCTTCACTAGACTTTTATAAAAATGCTTTACATGCATCTTTTCATCCGGAGTTAGATAGATTTCGTTGGGATATTGAAACGATTGAAAGAGTAATGGGGGAATAATATTGTGAAAAAAGTATTAGCATTGATTATTTGTTGTATTTTATTTGGTTGTAACAATGAAAAATTTGATATAAATGAAAGAGCAAACCAATTTATTGAAGTGATTGCTATAGATGGTATCAATGATCTTAAAGTTGTTGAAACATCAGATAATCTTGCTATTATAAAAAATCAATATTGCCAAATTGATTTATCTTTTGAAAAAGATAAGTTGGTTAGCGTTCATTCAAAAGCTATTTCTAAAGACGATGAATATTCATGTGTTTTTAGAACAATGGTAAGAGATAAAGATATTTTAGGAGATGACAAGCAAAAGAACGATGAGTTTTTAAAGTTGTTTAGAGAAAATAAGAACTTTGAAATTTATGGTTTTGAAATATCAAATGATTTTACTAATATGAGTATTGTGAAAAAATAAGTGTTTCTGAAAAGAAATGCTTTTTTATTTAATTTATTATATTATCTGTTGATAAATGATATAATAACATGTGGGTGAAGATAGAATGTTAATGAGTTTAAAGAAAATTTTTGTTGAATATAATAACAGAAAAATATTAAATAATATTGATTTTAATATTGATGATAATGATAAAATTGCATTAATTGGAGTTAATGGAACTGGAAAGAGTACTTTATTAAAAATAATAAATGATTTTAAATCTTTAAGTGAAAGTAATTGTATGGTGAAAAATGGCTTAAAGATTGCATATTTACATCAAGATAGTGATATGTTTGATGGCGAAGATATGTTAGAATATGTTACTAATAATAATGAGTTTGATTTATTTGAAGCTAAAAAAATTCTAAATAAATTAGATTTAACTGACCACTCACAATTAATATCAAGTTTATCAGGTGGGCAAAAGAAAAGGCTTGCTTTAGCCAAAGTATTGATTGCTAAAAGTGACTTGCTTCTATTAGATGAACCAACTAACCATTTAGATGCGAATATGATTGAGTGGTTGGAAAATTATTTAAACAGTATTAATTGTGCTATAGTAATGGTTAGTCATGATCGTTATTTTTTAGAAAGAATTGTTAATAAAATTGTTGAACTGGATAATGGTAATTTGTATGAGTATGAGGGAAACTATCATAAATATTTAGAATTGAAAGCTCAAAGAATAGAGAG
Proteins encoded in this region:
- a CDS encoding lipoteichoic acid synthase (product_source=KO:K19005; cath_funfam=3.40.720.10; cog=COG1368; ko=KO:K19005; pfam=PF00884; superfamily=53649; transmembrane_helix_parts=Inside_1_8,TMhelix_9_31,Outside_32_50,TMhelix_51_70,Inside_71_76,TMhelix_77_99,Outside_100_118,TMhelix_119_141,Inside_142_161,TMhelix_162_184,Outside_185_614), translated to MKLKKLFSYLNILYIFLGIFTFIKMICFTYVVYNEMSTSINGCEFVWESKYLLSYLFCAFSIFSIALIFNGRKSLKILVGLDIILSLFMFANLIYFRSFESYLSVYNIAQYRNFGIVGTSAFALLKWTDILLFIDPIFLIATYKFWVKIADKQQEMSLRQRIIAIIFPVICAGITLNYNDYFPTTITKLEAGAKYSIIGHHYYDLSSYIEDSRSLLLKKDVRDDIENWFEIKNKNQGEIKYEGKLKGKNVVFLQIESLENFVINLKVENQEITPTLNKLLKNSIYFDNIVAQENGGNSSDADFMANTSLIPLKSGSVSHRFPNNKYKSLPVILRSHNYSSHVIHSGEGYFWNKENFLPNLGFDVYTDIKGMNAKEDEMFFMGLKDKEHFSQVADYIKKIRGSFYLFTVTETSHTPFEVDEDMQYLNLSEEVNESVFGKYFQSIRYTDEAIKLFIEKLDKSGILDNTMIVIYGDHEGIHKYNNNSVLEKSDENYNKYDNNSEVPVLIYSKDIEKGEVVSKVGGQIDIMPTVLSLLGIDENEYINSAMGNNLLSSKKGYAIDRNGTIYGDYTDKENVNNIKKSINISELIIRSNYFSKEYLESTNFIFNGKLKKLD
- a CDS encoding GNAT superfamily N-acetyltransferase (product_source=COG0454; cath_funfam=3.40.630.30; cog=COG0454; pfam=PF00583; superfamily=55729), which produces MRKTRIDGFELKEATKDDAKLIMYFIKEMAKYEKMEDEVTGSIEDLQKNIWDNNYADILLAYCDGEAIGYALFFTNFSTFTCKGVMYLEDVFIAEEYRNRGFGKEIFYQLACIATERDCNRFEWVCLDWNEPSIRFYEDVIGAKAHKEWLRFRLDEMGIKNLVEKK
- a CDS encoding GNAT superfamily N-acetyltransferase (product_source=COG0454; cath_funfam=3.40.630.30; cog=COG0454; pfam=PF00583; superfamily=55729), which codes for MIKTRIDDYVLKEATIDDCELVYKFILELAEYEEMKHGVKGTIEDLKESVFKRNEAEILLAYYGDEPVGFCVFCKTFSTFLCKSYLYLDDLFIVEKYRKRGFGKELLCQLGMICKERNLERIEWFCFGWNDPSLDFYKNALHASFHPELDRFRWDIETIERVMGE
- a CDS encoding hypothetical protein (product_source=Hypo-rule applied), with the protein product MKKVLALIICCILFGCNNEKFDINERANQFIEVIAIDGINDLKVVETSDNLAIIKNQYCQIDLSFEKDKLVSVHSKAISKDDEYSCVFRTMVRDKDILGDDKQKNDEFLKLFRENKNFEIYGFEISNDFTNMSIVKK